In Sphingomonas phyllosphaerae, one DNA window encodes the following:
- a CDS encoding SDR family oxidoreductase, with protein MTDRPMPPYPEQQQPMPGATAAMTPRPDHGEDSYAGHGRLADRKALITGGDSGIGRAVALAYAREGADVAIAYLDEHDDAEETKGLIEAAGRQALLIPGDISDPAHARHVVDQTVAAFGRIDVLVNNAAHQASFQSLTDITDEEWQLTFAVNIHAMFYLSKAAVPHMGAGSSIINTTSINADSPNEQLLAYATTKGAIHNFTAGLAQMLAERKIRVNAVAPGPVWTPLIPSTMPPEKVKTFGSNTPLGRAAQPAELAPPYVMLASDEASYITAATIPVTGGRPFL; from the coding sequence ATGACCGACCGCCCCATGCCGCCATATCCCGAGCAGCAGCAGCCGATGCCGGGCGCCACCGCCGCAATGACCCCGCGCCCCGATCACGGCGAAGACAGCTATGCCGGCCATGGTCGCCTGGCCGATCGCAAAGCGCTGATAACCGGAGGCGACAGCGGCATCGGGCGGGCCGTCGCGCTTGCCTACGCCCGCGAAGGGGCAGACGTCGCGATCGCCTATCTCGATGAGCACGACGATGCCGAGGAAACGAAGGGATTGATCGAGGCCGCCGGCCGGCAGGCCCTGCTGATCCCTGGCGACATCAGCGATCCGGCACATGCGCGTCACGTCGTCGATCAGACGGTCGCCGCGTTCGGACGGATCGACGTGCTGGTGAATAACGCCGCGCATCAGGCGAGTTTCCAGTCGCTGACCGACATCACCGATGAGGAATGGCAGTTGACGTTCGCGGTCAATATCCATGCCATGTTCTATCTGTCGAAGGCCGCCGTCCCGCACATGGGCGCCGGGTCGTCGATCATCAACACGACCTCGATCAACGCCGATAGCCCCAACGAGCAATTGCTCGCCTACGCCACCACCAAGGGCGCGATCCACAATTTCACTGCCGGGCTGGCGCAGATGCTGGCGGAACGGAAGATCCGCGTCAACGCGGTCGCGCCCGGTCCGGTGTGGACACCGTTGATCCCGTCGACGATGCCACCCGAGAAGGTGAAGACCTTCGGTAGCAACACCCCGCTCGGTCGCGCCGCGCAGCCTGCCGAGCTGGCGCCGCCCTATGTCATGCTGGCCAGTGACGAGGCGAGCTACATCACCGCGGCGACGATCCCGGTCACGGGGGGACGCCCGTTCCTCTGA
- a CDS encoding DUF3772 domain-containing protein: MAIRYPNRAAALLLLLLLLLALPAHAQDPTTDAAARLSRAEADVRAVDRAMDQRVDDDARGVLRERIIAARVAATAATSDLAEQLALVDARLAGLGHAASAEASDLRTQRQRLSRQHTMLDSSVKRGRLIGVEAQQLADELDQSVAERFSQTITAHGPSPVLPGFWVAVVDALPRDLRRTEGYLAAGIEEIGRARARLWPALLGVVAALVIGFPARGAAQRVGQRFLIEDAPGHRVRRSAAAIWRVLIGTLAPFLAIAVLMTGLRWARLLPAAWEASADALTVATTYACFASAVTGALLMRRQPSWRVAPIADDVATQLRPYSLLLAAIAFLSYMLEALGTATGISPAAQGATHVLEIILHLAILAGALLAVGRLRAHRAEEAATAPARAGLGAVALFAWLLALATLAALLLGFLGFALFVMQLIGWSVVLAAATYLLMAAADDLAVTIFARDSALGRALSRGLGLRGAVVDQFGVLLSGVVRLTLALTALGLFFVPFGTGSGIGTLMARLGLLAQGVQVGGIAVSPGAIVRGIAVLFIGLALVRAFRRWLEDKYLPATDLDGSARNSVGLVARYVGIALAVIWSLASLGIGVERIALLLSALSVGIGFGLQAITSNFVSGLILLAERPIKIGDWIRVGTDEGDVKRISVRSTEIALADHSTLIVPNSELITKPVLNKTLSGPLGRVQIQFSVPLETDADRVSAIVAETFAAEPDILDDPAPKVFIDSIADGRIFFNCFAHVASPRAAYSARSASLTVLLRRFRKENIDIGTKPQRMELISNKDDPN; this comes from the coding sequence ATGGCGATCCGTTACCCGAACCGCGCAGCGGCGCTGCTGCTGTTGCTGCTCCTGTTGCTCGCGCTTCCGGCGCATGCCCAGGATCCCACGACCGACGCGGCGGCGCGACTTTCGCGTGCGGAGGCCGACGTTCGGGCCGTCGACCGCGCGATGGACCAGCGTGTCGACGATGACGCGCGGGGGGTATTGCGTGAGCGGATCATCGCCGCGCGCGTTGCCGCCACCGCGGCGACGAGCGACCTTGCCGAGCAACTCGCGCTGGTCGACGCCCGTCTCGCCGGATTGGGCCACGCCGCCAGCGCCGAGGCCAGCGACCTGCGCACGCAGCGCCAGCGGCTGTCGCGACAGCACACGATGCTCGATTCGAGCGTCAAGCGCGGGCGGCTGATCGGGGTCGAGGCGCAGCAACTCGCCGACGAACTCGATCAAAGTGTTGCCGAACGCTTCAGCCAGACGATCACCGCGCACGGCCCGTCGCCGGTACTGCCCGGCTTCTGGGTGGCAGTGGTCGATGCGTTGCCGCGCGACCTGCGCCGCACCGAGGGATATCTCGCTGCGGGCATCGAGGAGATCGGGCGGGCTCGGGCGAGACTGTGGCCAGCGCTGCTTGGCGTCGTTGCGGCACTCGTGATCGGCTTTCCGGCGCGCGGTGCTGCGCAACGGGTGGGACAGCGCTTTTTGATCGAAGATGCGCCGGGGCATCGCGTGCGCCGCTCGGCTGCCGCCATCTGGCGCGTTCTGATCGGAACATTGGCCCCCTTCCTCGCGATCGCCGTATTGATGACCGGGCTTCGCTGGGCGCGCTTGCTGCCTGCGGCCTGGGAGGCGAGTGCGGATGCTCTCACCGTCGCAACCACTTACGCGTGTTTCGCCTCCGCGGTGACCGGCGCGTTGCTGATGCGGCGGCAACCGAGCTGGCGGGTTGCGCCGATCGCCGACGACGTCGCCACGCAATTGCGTCCGTACAGCCTGCTGCTCGCCGCGATCGCGTTCCTCAGCTACATGCTGGAGGCGCTTGGCACCGCGACCGGCATCAGCCCGGCCGCGCAAGGCGCAACGCATGTGCTGGAAATTATCCTGCATCTTGCAATACTTGCTGGCGCGTTGCTGGCGGTAGGGCGGCTGCGGGCGCATCGCGCCGAGGAAGCGGCGACCGCGCCGGCGCGCGCCGGACTGGGCGCGGTGGCGCTGTTCGCGTGGCTGCTGGCACTGGCGACGCTCGCCGCGCTGCTGCTCGGCTTCCTCGGATTTGCCCTGTTCGTCATGCAGTTGATCGGCTGGAGCGTGGTGCTTGCCGCCGCGACCTATCTGCTGATGGCGGCCGCCGACGATCTGGCGGTGACGATCTTCGCACGCGACAGCGCGCTCGGTCGCGCCCTGTCGCGCGGATTGGGGCTGCGGGGCGCGGTCGTCGACCAATTTGGCGTGCTGTTGTCGGGTGTGGTGCGACTGACGCTCGCGCTGACCGCGCTCGGATTGTTCTTCGTACCGTTCGGGACCGGAAGCGGGATCGGCACGCTGATGGCGCGGCTCGGCCTGCTCGCCCAGGGCGTCCAGGTCGGCGGGATCGCGGTATCGCCCGGCGCGATCGTCCGCGGGATCGCGGTGCTGTTCATCGGGCTGGCGCTGGTGCGCGCATTCCGGCGCTGGCTGGAGGACAAATACCTGCCCGCCACCGATCTCGACGGATCGGCGCGCAATTCGGTCGGGCTGGTCGCGCGCTATGTCGGGATCGCGCTGGCGGTGATCTGGTCGCTCGCCTCGCTGGGGATCGGCGTCGAGCGGATCGCGCTGCTGTTGTCGGCGCTGTCGGTCGGCATCGGTTTCGGCCTGCAGGCCATCACGTCCAACTTCGTGTCCGGGCTGATCCTGCTTGCCGAGCGCCCGATCAAGATCGGCGACTGGATCCGGGTCGGCACCGACGAAGGCGACGTCAAGCGGATCAGCGTCCGTTCGACCGAAATCGCGCTTGCCGATCATTCGACGCTGATCGTCCCCAATTCCGAGCTCATCACCAAACCGGTCCTCAACAAGACGCTGTCCGGTCCGCTCGGACGTGTCCAGATCCAGTTCTCGGTACCGCTGGAAACCGATGCCGACCGCGTCAGCGCGATCGTCGCCGAGACGTTCGCCGCCGAGCCCGACATTCTCGACGACCCCGCACCCAAGGTGTTCATCGATTCGATCGCGGACGGCCGGATCTTCTTCAATTGCTTTGCTCATGTCGCCTCGCCGCGCGCGGCCTATAGCGCGCGCAGTGCCTCGCTCACCGTATTGCTGCGCCGCTTTCGCAAAGAAAACATCGACATAGGAACGAAGCCGCAAAGAATGGAGCTTATCTCAAACAAAGATGACCCGAATTGA
- a CDS encoding EAL domain-containing protein encodes MLSSVRLVYWTRRARRGETLGPAKAKGRLRRIIMIGTCLALAYTAWAIALLGYGDAAQKAHMMIYVTTTVIGCMFCLSALPQAAMLVGVIVVPAFVGICLAQHDTICTVMAVNVAVVLTVLLRVLFNSFDQFRRQVISQSRFERQHDELVRLNRENERLARTDSLTALPNRRRFHDDLAELVTGANAMPFAVGLLDLDRFKPVNDTFGHHVGDILLVQLAERVQGLLAPGATLYRLGGDEFGLLVAGGPHAAAIVGERLCAALLAPFGIGELTVTVGGSLGIASFPEAGLVATELFDRADYALYHAKRVQGGGMCIFTPDLETAIRRERAIEAALQACVFDEELQVYGQPIVGARTGQVDAIELLARWHSPLIGEVSPCDFITIAERSTLIHGITLAMFRKGLAAARLLPPDVSLSFNVSACDLHSPATLTEIKRELLASGVAPARIWIEVTETAVMRDPAAARRVLQRLRRLGVKIALDDFGTGHSSLSNLRQLPLDKVKIDRSFIDDLQPQRGRAVVKAMIGLCRALSLECVAEGVQTADQLETLLRMGCEHMQGYLFSEPLPVALLPDVVRIIERRAA; translated from the coding sequence ATGCTCAGCAGCGTGCGGCTGGTCTATTGGACGCGCCGGGCGCGACGCGGCGAAACGCTCGGCCCGGCCAAGGCGAAGGGTCGGCTTCGCAGGATCATAATGATCGGAACGTGCCTGGCGCTCGCCTATACGGCCTGGGCGATCGCGCTCCTGGGATACGGCGATGCGGCCCAGAAAGCGCATATGATGATCTACGTCACGACCACCGTGATCGGCTGCATGTTCTGCCTCAGCGCGCTGCCACAAGCCGCGATGCTGGTGGGCGTGATCGTGGTTCCTGCCTTCGTCGGCATCTGCCTGGCGCAGCATGACACGATATGCACCGTCATGGCGGTGAATGTCGCGGTGGTGTTGACCGTGTTGCTGCGCGTGCTGTTCAACAGCTTCGATCAATTCCGACGACAGGTGATCTCGCAAAGCCGGTTCGAACGCCAGCATGACGAACTGGTCCGGCTGAATCGTGAGAACGAGCGGCTGGCGCGTACCGACAGCCTGACCGCACTTCCCAACCGCCGCCGCTTCCACGACGATCTCGCCGAGCTGGTGACCGGCGCCAACGCCATGCCCTTCGCGGTCGGGCTGCTCGACCTCGATCGCTTCAAGCCGGTCAACGACACCTTCGGTCATCATGTCGGCGACATCCTGCTGGTGCAATTGGCGGAGCGGGTACAGGGACTGCTCGCGCCAGGCGCGACATTGTATCGACTCGGCGGCGACGAGTTCGGTCTATTGGTCGCGGGCGGGCCACATGCGGCGGCGATCGTCGGCGAACGGCTGTGCGCCGCCTTGCTCGCGCCGTTCGGCATCGGCGAGTTGACCGTTACGGTCGGCGGCTCGCTGGGGATCGCATCGTTTCCCGAAGCCGGGCTGGTCGCGACCGAATTGTTCGACCGGGCCGATTACGCGCTCTATCATGCCAAACGCGTCCAGGGCGGGGGCATGTGCATCTTCACCCCCGATCTCGAAACCGCGATCCGACGCGAACGCGCGATCGAAGCGGCGTTGCAGGCCTGCGTGTTCGACGAGGAACTGCAGGTCTATGGCCAGCCGATCGTCGGTGCGCGTACCGGGCAGGTCGACGCGATCGAGCTGCTGGCGCGCTGGCACAGTCCGCTGATCGGCGAGGTATCGCCATGCGACTTCATCACGATCGCGGAGCGGTCGACGCTGATCCACGGGATCACGCTGGCGATGTTCCGCAAGGGTTTGGCCGCCGCGCGGCTGCTGCCACCCGACGTCTCGCTGTCGTTCAACGTCTCGGCGTGCGACCTCCATTCGCCGGCCACGCTGACCGAAATCAAACGCGAACTGCTCGCGTCGGGGGTCGCGCCGGCACGGATCTGGATCGAGGTCACCGAAACCGCCGTCATGCGCGATCCCGCCGCCGCGCGGCGGGTATTGCAGCGTCTGCGTCGGCTTGGCGTGAAGATCGCGCTCGACGATTTCGGCACCGGCCATTCCAGTCTCAGCAATCTGCGCCAGTTACCGCTCGACAAAGTGAAGATCGACCGCAGCTTCATCGACGACCTTCAGCCGCAGCGCGGCCGGGCGGTGGTGAAGGCGATGATCGGGCTGTGCCGCGCGCTGTCGCTCGAATGCGTCGCGGAGGGCGTGCAGACCGCCGATCAGCTCGAAACCTTGTTGCGGATGGGGTGCGAGCACATGCAGGGCTATCTCTTCTCGGAACCGTTGCCGGTGGCGCTGCTTCCCGACGTGGTGCGGATCATCGAGCGCCGCGCCGCCTGA
- a CDS encoding MFS transporter, with protein sequence MPRAFPPTYRLLVAFSLAHAGAVIGYLPFLSLLLPLKIDRLAGEARIGWLTVAIVLGAATASGANVLFGWLSDRSVRRGGGRRGWIAGGLVALSVSYAAIATAAQPVVLIAAVLAFQCAVNAVLAPMMAIMADEIPDDQRGLAGGLLAIGPPAAGAVSAMLVADAGRSEAAQLVLIAGLSVAAVLPLLFVRRAPMPAAPRSPSVAPAHRLWVASLARLLVQLAGGALSLYLLYYFQSIAGSVPPATLATRVGTLLTISYILPLPVAVLAGRLSDQAARRTPFLVGAAVVATIGLLAMAVVAHPVAGAIGFVTYSVAAAVFLALHQAFAVRLLPDPHHRGRDLGLINLSNTVPSLLGPLLTWALATPGDFTLLLLVLAGLTLAGGVLIVPLRRRRGHV encoded by the coding sequence ATGCCGCGCGCTTTCCCCCCGACCTACCGGTTACTCGTCGCCTTTTCGCTCGCCCATGCCGGCGCGGTGATCGGTTACCTGCCGTTCCTGTCGCTGCTGCTGCCGCTCAAGATCGACCGGCTGGCGGGTGAGGCGCGGATCGGCTGGCTGACGGTGGCGATCGTGCTCGGCGCGGCGACCGCCAGCGGCGCGAACGTCCTGTTCGGCTGGCTCAGCGACCGATCGGTGAGGCGCGGCGGCGGACGGCGCGGGTGGATCGCGGGCGGGCTGGTCGCGCTGTCGGTCAGTTACGCCGCGATCGCGACCGCCGCGCAACCGGTGGTGCTGATCGCGGCGGTGCTGGCGTTCCAGTGCGCGGTCAACGCGGTGCTCGCGCCGATGATGGCAATCATGGCCGACGAAATCCCCGACGATCAGCGCGGGCTGGCGGGCGGATTGCTCGCGATCGGACCGCCGGCCGCGGGCGCGGTTTCGGCGATGCTGGTCGCCGATGCCGGCCGGAGCGAGGCGGCGCAGTTGGTCCTCATCGCCGGGCTGTCGGTCGCGGCGGTGCTACCCTTGCTGTTCGTCCGGCGCGCACCGATGCCCGCCGCGCCACGATCGCCCAGCGTAGCGCCCGCGCATCGGCTGTGGGTCGCCAGCCTCGCGCGATTGCTGGTCCAACTCGCCGGGGGCGCATTGTCGCTGTACCTGCTCTATTATTTCCAGAGCATCGCCGGCAGCGTTCCGCCCGCGACGCTGGCCACGCGCGTCGGCACGTTGCTGACGATCAGCTACATCCTGCCTTTACCCGTCGCGGTGCTCGCCGGGCGATTGTCGGATCAGGCGGCGCGGCGCACGCCGTTTCTGGTCGGCGCGGCGGTCGTGGCGACGATCGGGCTGCTGGCGATGGCCGTCGTCGCACATCCGGTGGCGGGGGCGATCGGCTTCGTCACCTATTCGGTAGCGGCGGCGGTGTTCCTCGCGCTGCATCAGGCCTTTGCAGTACGACTGCTACCCGACCCGCATCACCGCGGGCGCGATCTCGGGCTCATCAACCTGTCGAACACGGTGCCGTCGCTGCTCGGACCGCTGCTGACCTGGGCATTGGCGACGCCGGGCGACTTCACGCTGCTGCTCCTGGTGCTCGCCGGATTGACGCTCGCGGGGGGCGTGCTGATCGTGCCGTTGCGGCGTCGGCGGGGGCATGTGTAG
- a CDS encoding LysR family transcriptional regulator → MKRTHLPLNGLRVLDAAARHLSFTRAADELAVTPAAVGQQIRALEDTLGVVLFRRTTKGLELTPEGEAGLAPLRQAFLEFEEAVRAMQAGQSSKSLTIAAPRDVTEKWLLPRLAEIAAADPDLRFVLVAADEGMDFTEANLDLAVRWGEGPGAHEGEAIESEGLVTVARAEGAADTAILWPGAPEPDSAGQVRVGDAGLAIDAAAAGLGRATVPEMLAARDIAAGRVVVVGEAQPSRLGYWLVAPTPQWRQRKVQVLVEALGR, encoded by the coding sequence GTGAAGCGGACGCATCTGCCGCTCAACGGGCTGCGCGTGCTGGACGCCGCGGCGCGTCATCTGTCCTTCACCCGCGCCGCCGACGAGCTGGCGGTGACCCCCGCTGCCGTCGGGCAGCAGATCCGCGCGCTCGAGGATACGCTCGGCGTCGTGCTGTTCCGCCGCACCACCAAGGGGCTGGAACTCACCCCGGAGGGCGAGGCCGGGCTCGCGCCGCTCCGGCAGGCGTTCCTCGAATTCGAGGAAGCGGTGCGCGCGATGCAGGCCGGGCAATCGTCCAAGTCGCTGACGATCGCGGCCCCGCGCGACGTGACCGAGAAATGGTTGCTACCGCGATTGGCCGAGATCGCTGCGGCCGACCCCGACCTCCGCTTCGTGCTGGTCGCCGCGGACGAGGGAATGGACTTCACCGAGGCCAACCTCGATCTCGCGGTCCGTTGGGGCGAGGGGCCGGGCGCGCACGAGGGCGAGGCGATCGAAAGCGAGGGGCTGGTGACGGTCGCGCGCGCCGAGGGCGCGGCGGACACCGCGATCCTGTGGCCTGGCGCGCCCGAGCCGGACAGCGCCGGGCAGGTGCGCGTCGGCGACGCCGGGCTGGCGATCGACGCCGCAGCCGCCGGGCTGGGTCGCGCGACGGTCCCCGAGATGCTCGCGGCGCGCGACATCGCCGCCGGTCGCGTCGTGGTGGTCGGGGAAGCGCAGCCATCGCGGCTCGGCTATTGGCTGGTCGCGCCGACCCCGCAGTGGCGGCAGCGCAAGGTGCAGGTGCTGGTCGAGGCGCTCGGACGGTAG
- the apaG gene encoding Co2+/Mg2+ efflux protein ApaG, which translates to MEALFTDAATTENVTVRVSVSYLAEQSEPARGRWFWAYHIRIENDGAGAVQLLTRHWIITDGGGARHTVEGEGVVGEQPVIRPEGSYDYVSGCPLSTPSGTMQGSYRMVAEDGRVFDVAIPRFALHAPAVAE; encoded by the coding sequence ATGGAGGCGCTGTTCACCGACGCCGCCACGACCGAGAACGTCACCGTGCGCGTTTCGGTCAGCTATCTCGCCGAACAGTCGGAGCCGGCGCGCGGGCGCTGGTTCTGGGCCTATCACATCCGTATTGAGAACGACGGCGCGGGCGCGGTGCAGTTGCTGACGCGGCACTGGATCATCACCGACGGCGGCGGCGCGCGCCACACCGTCGAGGGCGAGGGCGTCGTCGGCGAACAGCCGGTGATCCGTCCCGAGGGCAGCTACGACTATGTGTCCGGCTGCCCGCTGTCGACGCCCAGCGGCACGATGCAGGGCAGCTATCGCATGGTCGCCGAGGACGGACGCGTGTTCGACGTCGCGATCCCGCGCTTCGCGCTCCACGCGCCGGCGGTGGCGGAGTAG
- a CDS encoding aminotransferase class I/II-fold pyridoxal phosphate-dependent enzyme: protein MKRHSGQDRSITQNWRPATLAVRGGTARSEYGETSEAMFLTSGYCYDRAEDAAARFAGEQTGMTYSRLQNPTVEMLEQRIALLEGAEACRTMATGMAAMTAVLLCQLQQGDHVVAGRAAFGSCRWLVDTLLPKFGIQTTTVDARDPQAFRDAVRPNTKVFFFETPANPTMDVVDLRAVCGIARERGITSVVDNAFATPALQRPMEFGADVTAYSATKMMDGQGRVLAGAVCGTQDFIDNTLLPFTRNTGPTLSAFNAWVVLKGLETLDLRIRRQSENALAVGRFLEARVPRILHPGLPSHPQHDLAMSQMSAVGGIFAFEVEDRAQAHALLNALELIDISNNIGDSRSLMTHPASTTHYGVSAEARAEMGVTEGLLRLNVGLEDPQDLIDDLDRALRQVGL, encoded by the coding sequence ATGAAGCGGCATAGCGGACAGGATCGGTCGATCACCCAGAACTGGCGCCCTGCGACCCTCGCGGTTCGCGGCGGCACCGCCCGGTCGGAATATGGTGAAACATCCGAGGCGATGTTCCTGACATCGGGCTATTGCTACGATCGCGCCGAGGATGCGGCGGCGCGCTTCGCCGGTGAACAGACCGGCATGACCTATTCGCGACTCCAAAATCCGACCGTCGAGATGCTCGAACAGCGGATCGCGTTGCTGGAGGGGGCCGAAGCGTGCCGGACGATGGCGACCGGCATGGCGGCGATGACCGCGGTGCTGCTCTGCCAGCTGCAACAGGGCGATCATGTCGTCGCGGGGCGCGCGGCGTTCGGCTCGTGCCGCTGGCTGGTCGATACCCTGCTGCCAAAGTTCGGCATCCAGACCACCACCGTCGACGCGCGCGATCCGCAAGCGTTTCGGGATGCGGTGCGCCCCAATACCAAGGTCTTCTTCTTCGAGACCCCCGCCAATCCGACCATGGACGTGGTGGACCTGCGGGCGGTGTGCGGGATCGCGCGCGAGCGCGGGATCACCAGCGTCGTCGACAATGCCTTCGCCACCCCCGCGCTTCAGCGGCCGATGGAATTCGGCGCGGACGTGACGGCTTATTCCGCGACCAAGATGATGGACGGGCAGGGCCGCGTGCTCGCCGGGGCGGTGTGCGGGACGCAGGACTTCATCGACAACACGCTGCTGCCGTTCACGCGCAACACCGGGCCGACGCTCAGCGCGTTCAACGCCTGGGTGGTGCTCAAGGGGCTGGAGACGCTCGACCTGCGCATCCGTCGCCAGTCGGAGAATGCGCTGGCGGTCGGGCGCTTCCTCGAAGCGCGCGTCCCGCGCATCCTCCACCCCGGCCTGCCGAGCCATCCGCAGCACGATCTCGCCATGTCGCAGATGAGCGCGGTCGGCGGCATCTTCGCGTTCGAGGTCGAGGATCGCGCGCAGGCGCATGCCCTGCTCAACGCGCTGGAGCTGATCGACATCTCGAACAACATCGGCGATTCGCGCTCGCTGATGACGCATCCCGCCTCGACCACCCATTACGGCGTCTCGGCCGAGGCGCGCGCCGAGATGGGCGTCACCGAGGGGCTGCTCCGCCTCAACGTCGGGCTCGAGGATCCGCAGGACCTGATCGACGACCTCGACCGCGCGTTGCGGCAGGTCGGGTTGTGA
- a CDS encoding glycosyltransferase family 39 protein, whose translation MTRVGRQQGTPRLIALGIAVFSWLVFVFRLSVPAKPVFDEVHYLPAARALLALSGPTNIEHPLLAKELIAAGIHLFGDVPFGWRIASTLAGSATMAGVFALTHLLTQRVRPALLATIFALLGFTIYIQARIAMLDTFMVAFLIWGIVLLSSAIRDGSVLRWSAGSVLLGLATACKWATAPYVAAAAITFVLMRRERPQRWPGLGTVPALALLGGLSVLTYVLTFAPAFFYASDALTLRTLPQFQWDMYLRQTQKLPPHTYQSTWWTWPFLIRPIWYLYEPVDGAQRGILLLGNPAVMWGGLVAVAACYQAWVKTGAARLLAPAALWTFSVAIFAIIPKSLGFYYYYYPSSVLLCVALAVAIDYHRVALGRWVELFLLLVFALWLYFLPVLSAQALANPAAFHRFTWFNSWV comes from the coding sequence GTGACGAGGGTCGGACGACAGCAGGGAACGCCGCGACTGATCGCGCTGGGCATCGCCGTCTTCAGCTGGCTGGTATTCGTCTTTCGCCTGTCGGTGCCCGCCAAACCGGTGTTCGACGAGGTTCATTACCTCCCCGCCGCGCGCGCGCTGCTCGCGCTATCCGGGCCGACCAACATCGAACATCCTTTGCTTGCCAAGGAGTTGATCGCGGCGGGCATTCATCTGTTCGGCGACGTGCCGTTCGGATGGCGGATCGCCTCGACGCTGGCGGGCAGCGCGACGATGGCGGGCGTGTTCGCGCTTACGCACTTGTTGACGCAGCGCGTCCGCCCGGCGCTGCTCGCGACGATATTCGCGCTGCTCGGCTTCACGATCTACATCCAGGCGCGGATCGCGATGCTCGACACGTTCATGGTCGCGTTCCTGATCTGGGGCATCGTCTTGCTCAGTTCGGCGATCCGCGACGGCAGCGTCTTACGGTGGAGCGCGGGCAGCGTGCTGTTGGGACTGGCCACCGCGTGCAAATGGGCCACCGCCCCCTATGTCGCCGCGGCCGCAATCACCTTCGTGCTGATGCGCCGCGAACGGCCGCAGCGCTGGCCGGGACTCGGCACCGTCCCGGCGCTGGCGCTGCTCGGCGGGCTCTCGGTGCTCACCTACGTCCTGACGTTCGCGCCCGCCTTCTTCTACGCCAGCGACGCGCTGACGCTGCGCACCCTGCCGCAATTCCAATGGGATATGTATCTGCGCCAGACGCAGAAGCTGCCGCCGCACACCTATCAGTCGACCTGGTGGACCTGGCCGTTCCTGATCCGCCCGATCTGGTATCTCTACGAGCCGGTCGACGGCGCGCAGCGCGGCATCCTGCTGCTCGGCAATCCGGCGGTGATGTGGGGCGGGCTGGTCGCGGTGGCCGCCTGCTATCAAGCATGGGTAAAGACCGGCGCGGCGCGGCTGCTCGCCCCCGCGGCGCTATGGACCTTCTCGGTGGCGATCTTCGCGATCATCCCCAAGTCGCTCGGCTTTTATTATTATTACTATCCGTCGAGCGTGCTGCTGTGCGTCGCGCTGGCAGTGGCGATCGATTACCATCGCGTGGCGCTCGGGCGATGGGTCGAGCTGTTCCTGCTGCTGGTGTTCGCGCTGTGGCTGTATTTCCTGCCGGTGCTCAGCGCGCAGGCGCTCGCCAATCCGGCGGCGTTCCATCGGTTTACGTGGTTCAATAGCTGGGTGTAG
- a CDS encoding glycosyltransferase family 2 protein encodes MLDLAIVVPTFNERGNVASVVARLAAALDGLDWEVLFVDDDSPDGTAQTARDLALHDPRVRVIQRIGRRGLSSACIEGMCATAAPVVAVMDGDLQHDETLLPTMLAALRDDPALDLAIGSRFVAGGGTGEWDRDRVAKSALATRIAARVVHTDLSDPMSGFFAIRTDVLRALVPHLGGIGFKILLDIIGASPRPLRFVELPYVFRTRAVGESKLDHVVAMEYLIALYDRRLGRIVPVRFAMFSMIGALGAGVHMSVLSLLYVVAGLTFLTGQIVATFAAMTFNFFLNNALTYRDRRLRGARALLDGWVAFCLVCSVGAVANVGVAAFLHDVRQGAWAASALLGVLVGAVWNYALSSRFTWGRYR; translated from the coding sequence GCTGTTCGTCGACGACGACAGCCCCGACGGCACCGCACAAACCGCGCGCGACCTCGCGCTCCACGACCCGCGCGTGCGGGTGATCCAGCGGATCGGCCGGCGCGGGCTGTCGAGCGCGTGTATCGAGGGGATGTGCGCCACGGCCGCGCCGGTCGTCGCGGTCATGGACGGGGACCTCCAGCACGACGAAACGCTGCTGCCGACGATGCTCGCCGCGCTCCGCGACGACCCGGCGCTCGACCTGGCGATCGGCTCGCGCTTCGTCGCGGGCGGCGGGACCGGCGAATGGGACCGCGACCGGGTTGCGAAATCGGCGCTGGCGACGCGGATCGCCGCACGCGTGGTGCATACCGACCTGAGCGATCCGATGAGCGGCTTCTTCGCGATCCGTACCGATGTGCTGCGCGCGCTGGTCCCGCACCTCGGCGGGATCGGGTTCAAGATCCTGCTCGACATCATCGGCGCATCGCCGCGCCCGCTGCGCTTCGTCGAACTTCCCTATGTCTTCCGCACGCGCGCGGTCGGCGAGAGTAAGCTCGATCACGTCGTCGCGATGGAATATTTAATCGCGCTCTACGACCGGCGGCTCGGGCGCATCGTGCCGGTGCGCTTTGCGATGTTCTCGATGATCGGCGCGCTGGGGGCCGGGGTGCATATGAGCGTGCTGTCGCTGCTCTACGTCGTCGCCGGGCTGACGTTCCTGACCGGACAGATCGTCGCGACCTTTGCGGCGATGACCTTCAACTTCTTCCTCAACAATGCGCTGACCTATCGCGACCGGCGGTTGCGCGGCGCGCGCGCCTTGCTCGACGGCTGGGTGGCGTTCTGCCTCGTCTGTTCGGTCGGCGCGGTGGCGAACGTCGGAGTGGCGGCATTCCTCCACGACGTACGGCAGGGGGCGTGGGCGGCGTCGGCGCTGCTCGGCGTGCTGGTCGGCGCGGTATGGAATTACGCGCTGTCGTCGCGGTTTACCTGGGGACGGTATCGGTGA